Proteins from a single region of Streptomyces sp. TN58:
- a CDS encoding aminotransferase class V-fold PLP-dependent enzyme, giving the protein MSASLNAVATATAQDPARTEPLAVLGRDVTVPLVTGGEVSYAALDYAASAPALQRVWDDVAAYAPYYGSVHRGAGYLSQLSTDLFEQSRATVAEFLDCRPHDQVVFTRSTTDSLNLLAAALPAGCQVFVFETEHHASLLPWTNAHVTYLDAPRTPDEAVAVLERALADRTASIEEGHGPALVCVTGASNVTGELWPVKELAAAAHAHGARIVLDAAQLAPHHPVSVRDLDVDWVAFSGHKLYAPFGSGVLAGRADWLRQADPYLAGGGASRKVSRREDGGVDVEWHTTAARHEAGSPNVIGVYSIASACRALTEAGFETLVAREQRLVAKVREGLAEVPAVRVLSLFGDDAPRVGVISFVVDGWNSSHFAAALSAEYGIGVRDGLFCAHPLVRTLLGGEPQAQGECGAPEAAPGERSLNAIRVSFGAGTPDEHVDRFVGAVRELVANGAKWQYRTEQGRCVPQG; this is encoded by the coding sequence ATGTCCGCATCCCTGAACGCCGTCGCCACCGCCACCGCCCAGGACCCCGCCCGCACCGAACCGCTCGCCGTCCTCGGCCGCGACGTCACCGTCCCGCTGGTCACCGGAGGCGAGGTCAGCTACGCGGCCCTCGACTACGCGGCCAGCGCCCCCGCCCTCCAGCGGGTCTGGGACGACGTCGCCGCCTACGCCCCGTACTACGGCAGCGTCCACCGCGGCGCCGGCTACCTCTCCCAGCTGTCCACCGACCTCTTCGAGCAGAGCCGGGCCACCGTCGCCGAGTTCCTCGACTGCCGCCCCCACGACCAGGTCGTCTTCACCCGCTCCACCACCGACTCCCTGAACCTGCTCGCCGCGGCGCTCCCGGCCGGCTGCCAGGTCTTCGTCTTCGAGACCGAGCACCACGCCTCGCTCCTGCCGTGGACGAACGCGCACGTCACCTACCTCGACGCGCCGCGCACCCCGGACGAGGCCGTCGCCGTCCTGGAGCGGGCCCTCGCCGACCGCACTGCGTCAATCGAAGAGGGCCACGGCCCGGCGCTCGTGTGCGTCACCGGCGCGTCCAACGTCACCGGCGAGCTGTGGCCGGTGAAGGAACTCGCCGCCGCCGCACACGCCCACGGCGCGCGGATCGTCCTGGACGCCGCCCAACTGGCCCCGCACCACCCCGTCTCCGTGCGGGACCTCGACGTCGACTGGGTCGCCTTCTCCGGCCACAAGCTGTACGCCCCCTTCGGCTCGGGAGTCCTCGCCGGCCGCGCCGACTGGCTCCGGCAGGCCGACCCGTACCTGGCCGGCGGCGGCGCCTCCCGCAAGGTCTCCCGGCGCGAGGACGGCGGCGTCGACGTCGAGTGGCACACCACGGCCGCCCGCCACGAGGCCGGCTCCCCGAACGTCATCGGCGTCTACTCCATCGCCTCGGCCTGCCGGGCCCTGACCGAAGCGGGCTTCGAGACGCTCGTCGCCCGCGAGCAGCGCCTCGTCGCGAAGGTGCGGGAAGGCCTGGCCGAGGTCCCGGCCGTCCGGGTCCTGTCCCTCTTCGGGGACGACGCCCCGCGGGTCGGCGTCATCTCCTTCGTCGTGGACGGCTGGAACAGCTCCCACTTCGCCGCCGCGCTCTCCGCCGAGTACGGGATCGGCGTACGGGACGGGCTGTTCTGCGCCCACCCGCTGGTGCGGACCCTGCTGGGCGGCGAGCCGCAGGCCCAGGGCGAGTGCGGGGCCCCCGAGGCCGCCCCGGGCGAGCGCTCCCTGAACGCGATCCGCGTCAGCTTCGGCGCGGGCACCCCGGACGAGCACGTGGACCGCTTCGTGGGCGCGGTGCGCGAACTGGTCGCGAACGGTGCGAAGTGGCAGTACCGCACGGAGCAAGGCCGCTGCGTCCCGCAGGGCTAG
- the trpD gene encoding anthranilate phosphoribosyltransferase — translation MNVATPAGGDSVAARGWPGVLDALLTGQDLSADDTAWAMDRIMRGEATDAQIAGFVVALRAKGETVAEINGLVRAMYGHANLIEVPGRTVDIVGTGGDGAKTVNISTMSAVVVAGTGAKVVKHGNRAASSASGSSDVLEKLGVNLDLSTARVVEVAEEAGITFCFAVKFHPALRHVAGARRELGIRTTFNILGPLTNPARVRAQATGVADPRMAPIVAGVLAERGSSALVFRGDDGLDELTTTATSRVWWVRDGKVTEQSFDPRDVGIPLVDVSALAGGDPSFNADVARRLLAGETGPVRDAVLLNSAAALVALDPGTGSLEEQITAGITRAAESIDSGAARAALERWVSASNA, via the coding sequence ATGAACGTTGCGACCCCGGCAGGCGGCGACAGCGTGGCGGCCCGCGGTTGGCCGGGCGTCCTCGACGCCCTGCTCACCGGCCAGGACCTCAGCGCCGACGACACCGCCTGGGCCATGGACCGGATCATGCGAGGGGAGGCCACCGACGCCCAGATCGCCGGCTTCGTGGTCGCGCTGCGCGCCAAGGGGGAGACGGTCGCCGAGATCAACGGCCTCGTACGGGCCATGTACGGGCACGCCAACCTCATCGAGGTCCCCGGCCGCACCGTCGACATCGTCGGCACCGGCGGTGACGGCGCCAAGACGGTCAACATCTCCACGATGTCCGCGGTCGTGGTCGCCGGGACCGGCGCCAAGGTCGTCAAGCACGGCAACCGGGCCGCGTCCTCCGCGAGCGGATCCTCCGACGTCCTGGAGAAGCTCGGCGTCAACCTCGACCTGAGCACCGCGCGCGTCGTCGAGGTCGCCGAGGAGGCCGGCATCACCTTCTGCTTCGCGGTGAAGTTCCACCCCGCCCTGCGGCACGTCGCGGGAGCCCGCCGCGAGCTGGGCATCCGGACCACCTTCAACATCCTCGGCCCGCTCACCAACCCGGCCCGCGTACGCGCCCAGGCCACCGGCGTGGCCGATCCCCGGATGGCGCCCATCGTGGCCGGCGTGCTCGCCGAGCGCGGTTCCTCCGCGCTGGTCTTCCGCGGGGACGACGGCCTCGACGAACTGACCACCACGGCGACCTCCCGCGTCTGGTGGGTCCGCGACGGGAAGGTCACCGAGCAGTCCTTCGACCCGCGCGACGTCGGCATCCCCCTGGTCGACGTCTCCGCCCTGGCCGGCGGGGACCCCTCCTTCAACGCGGACGTGGCACGCCGCCTGCTGGCCGGCGAGACCGGACCCGTACGCGACGCCGTACTGCTGAACTCCGCGGCCGCCCTCGTCGCCCTCGACCCGGGCACGGGCAGCCTGGAGGAGCAGATCACGGCCGGCATCACCCGCGCGGCCGAGTCCATCGACTCGGGCGCCGCCCGGGCCGCCCTGGAGCGCTGGGTGAGCGCCAGCAACGCCTGA
- a CDS encoding cytochrome b, which translates to MSTATDTKARKAPAGERVADWADGRLGIYSLAKANMRKIFPDHWSFMLGEICLYSFIIIILTGVYLTLFFHPSMNEVEYHGSYVPMQGVLMSEAFASTLDISFDVRGGLLIRQIHHWAALIFVAAMIVHMMRVFFTGAFRKPREVNWIFGFLLLVLGMFTGFTGYSLPDDLLSGTGVRFMQGAILSVPVVGTYLSMFLFGGEFPGGDFVARFYSVHILLLPGIMMGLLVAHLILVFYHKHTQYAGPGKTNNNVVGMPLLPVYMAKAGGFFFLVFGVISVVAAVASINPIWALGPYRPDHVSTGAQPDWYMGMPEGLIRAMPGWEINLWGHTLVLGVFIPLILFPLVLGAIAVWPFIESWVTGDKREHHILDRPRNVPTRTAFGVAWIAEYIVLLIGGGNDMFAQYFHLSINAITWFVRIGFFVVPVLAFIITKRICLGLQRRDHDKVLHGRETGIIKRLPHGEFVEVHEPLPQGKLHTLTAHEQYKPIEIGPTVDENGVERKVKAMEKLRAKLSKGFYAEGNQITKPTVEEYKEIQSGHGHH; encoded by the coding sequence ATGAGCACCGCCACTGACACCAAGGCGCGCAAAGCGCCGGCCGGAGAGCGCGTAGCGGACTGGGCGGACGGCCGCCTGGGCATCTACAGCCTCGCCAAGGCCAACATGCGCAAGATCTTCCCGGACCACTGGTCCTTCATGCTCGGTGAGATCTGCCTCTACAGCTTCATCATCATCATCCTCACGGGTGTGTACCTGACGCTGTTCTTCCACCCGAGCATGAACGAGGTGGAGTACCACGGCTCGTACGTGCCGATGCAGGGCGTGCTGATGTCCGAGGCCTTCGCCTCGACGCTCGACATCAGCTTCGACGTCCGCGGTGGCCTGCTGATCCGCCAGATCCACCACTGGGCGGCGCTGATCTTCGTCGCGGCGATGATCGTGCACATGATGCGCGTCTTCTTCACCGGCGCGTTCCGCAAGCCGCGCGAGGTCAACTGGATCTTCGGCTTCCTGCTGCTGGTCCTCGGCATGTTCACCGGCTTCACCGGTTACTCGCTGCCGGACGACCTGCTCTCGGGTACCGGTGTCCGCTTCATGCAGGGCGCCATCCTGTCCGTCCCGGTCGTCGGCACGTACCTGTCGATGTTCCTGTTCGGCGGGGAGTTCCCGGGCGGCGACTTCGTCGCGCGCTTCTACTCGGTGCACATCCTGCTGCTGCCCGGCATCATGATGGGCCTCCTCGTGGCCCACCTGATCCTGGTCTTCTACCACAAGCACACCCAGTACGCGGGCCCCGGCAAGACGAACAACAACGTCGTCGGCATGCCGCTGCTGCCGGTCTACATGGCCAAGGCCGGAGGCTTCTTCTTCCTGGTCTTCGGTGTCATCTCGGTCGTCGCCGCGGTCGCCTCGATCAACCCGATCTGGGCCCTCGGCCCGTACCGCCCGGACCACGTGTCCACCGGTGCGCAGCCCGACTGGTACATGGGCATGCCGGAAGGCCTGATCCGTGCCATGCCCGGCTGGGAGATCAACCTGTGGGGCCACACGCTCGTCCTGGGCGTGTTCATCCCGCTGATCCTCTTCCCGCTGGTCCTCGGCGCGATCGCCGTCTGGCCGTTCATCGAGTCCTGGGTCACCGGCGACAAGCGCGAGCACCACATCCTGGACCGCCCGCGCAACGTCCCGACCCGTACGGCCTTCGGTGTCGCCTGGATCGCGGAGTACATCGTGCTCCTCATCGGCGGCGGCAACGACATGTTCGCCCAGTACTTCCACCTGTCGATCAACGCGATCACGTGGTTCGTCCGGATCGGCTTCTTCGTCGTCCCGGTCCTCGCCTTCATCATCACCAAGCGGATCTGCCTCGGCCTCCAGCGCCGGGACCACGACAAGGTGCTGCACGGTCGCGAGACCGGCATCATCAAGCGCCTGCCGCACGGTGAGTTCGTCGAGGTCCACGAGCCGCTCCCGCAGGGCAAGCTGCACACCCTCACCGCGCACGAGCAGTACAAGCCGATCGAGATCGGCCCGACGGTCGACGAGAACGGCGTCGAGCGCAAGGTGAAGGCCATGGAGAAGCTGCGCGCGAAGCTCAGCAAGGGCTTCTACGCCGAGGGCAACCAGATCACGAAGCCCACGGTGGAGGAGTACAAGGAGATCCAGTCCGGCCACGGCCACCACTGA
- a CDS encoding ubiquinol-cytochrome c reductase iron-sulfur subunit, producing MSSQEIPEEKHLPSEQGDAHHGGVAVADDPFADPGLPVHKPRIQDIDERAAKRSERTVAMLFTLSMLATIGFIASYVIFPVDKIVFIFPLGKVSALNFALGMTLGTALFCIGAGAVHWARTLMSDVEVADDRHEIAASPEVKAKVLQDFADGANESGIGRRPLIRNTMLGALAMLPLSAVVIMRDLGPLPEEKLRHTMWAKGKLLINQNTMEPLRPEDVLVGSLTFAMPEGLDEHQHDFQTQIAKAALMIVRIQPEDIKDKQELEWSHDGIVAYSKICTHVGCPISLYEQQTHHVLCPCHQSTFDLSDGARVIFGPAGHALPQLRIGVNDEGFLEALGDFEEPVGPAFWERG from the coding sequence ATGAGTAGCCAAGAGATTCCCGAAGAGAAGCACCTGCCGAGCGAGCAGGGCGACGCCCACCACGGTGGCGTAGCAGTGGCGGACGACCCGTTCGCCGACCCGGGCCTGCCGGTCCACAAGCCGCGCATCCAGGACATCGACGAGCGGGCGGCGAAGCGCTCCGAGCGCACCGTCGCCATGCTGTTCACGCTGTCGATGCTGGCCACGATCGGCTTCATCGCCTCGTACGTGATCTTCCCGGTCGACAAGATCGTCTTCATCTTCCCGCTCGGGAAGGTCAGCGCGCTCAACTTCGCCCTGGGCATGACGCTGGGCACGGCCCTCTTCTGCATCGGCGCGGGCGCGGTCCACTGGGCCCGCACCCTGATGTCCGACGTCGAGGTCGCCGACGACCGCCACGAGATCGCCGCTTCGCCGGAGGTCAAGGCGAAGGTCCTGCAGGACTTCGCCGACGGCGCGAACGAGTCCGGCATCGGCCGCCGTCCGCTGATCCGCAACACGATGCTGGGCGCGCTGGCCATGCTGCCGCTGTCCGCCGTCGTGATCATGCGCGACCTGGGTCCGCTGCCCGAGGAGAAGCTCCGGCACACCATGTGGGCCAAGGGCAAGCTGCTCATCAACCAGAACACGATGGAGCCGCTGCGTCCCGAGGACGTGCTCGTCGGTTCGCTGACGTTCGCCATGCCCGAGGGCCTGGACGAGCACCAGCACGACTTCCAGACGCAGATCGCCAAGGCCGCCCTGATGATCGTCCGCATCCAGCCGGAGGACATCAAGGACAAGCAGGAGCTGGAGTGGTCCCACGACGGAATCGTGGCCTACTCCAAGATCTGCACCCACGTCGGCTGCCCGATCAGCCTGTACGAGCAGCAGACGCACCACGTGCTCTGCCCGTGCCACCAGTCCACCTTCGACCTCTCCGACGGCGCCCGCGTCATCTTCGGCCCGGCCGGTCACGCCCTCCCGCAGCTGCGGATCGGCGTGAATGACGAAGGCTTCCTCGAAGCGCTCGGCGACTTCGAAGAGCCCGTCGGTCCTGCATTCTGGGAGCGCGGATGA
- a CDS encoding c-type cytochrome, with amino-acid sequence MKKLSARRRHPLAAVVVLLLALAATGGLYAAFAPAGKAQADETAQSLAIEEGKKLYAVGCASCHGTGGQGSSDGPSLVGVGSAAVDFQVSTGRMPAQQPGAQVPKKPVIYTQAQIDQLAAYIASLGAGPITPTEKQYDPADADIANGGELFRNNCAQCHNFTGEGGALTNGKYAPNLEDVSPKHIYEAMQTGPQNMPSFPDSTMPEKQKKDIIAYLQNVNGEKSTNPGGLKLGGLGPVSEGLFGWIFALGALIAVAVWVAAHTAKAKKS; translated from the coding sequence GTGAAAAAGCTCTCCGCACGACGACGCCATCCGCTGGCGGCGGTCGTCGTTCTACTCCTCGCGCTGGCGGCCACTGGGGGGCTGTACGCCGCCTTTGCTCCCGCGGGCAAGGCGCAGGCCGATGAAACCGCCCAGTCCCTCGCCATCGAGGAGGGCAAGAAGCTCTACGCCGTGGGTTGCGCAAGCTGCCACGGAACCGGCGGTCAGGGTTCCTCTGACGGCCCGAGCCTGGTCGGCGTCGGCTCCGCGGCCGTCGACTTCCAGGTGAGCACGGGCCGCATGCCCGCCCAGCAGCCCGGCGCCCAGGTGCCGAAGAAGCCGGTCATCTACACCCAGGCGCAGATCGACCAGCTGGCCGCGTACATCGCCTCCCTCGGCGCCGGCCCGATCACGCCGACCGAGAAGCAGTACGACCCGGCCGACGCCGACATCGCCAACGGTGGTGAGCTGTTCCGCAACAACTGCGCGCAGTGCCACAACTTCACCGGTGAAGGCGGCGCGCTGACCAACGGCAAGTACGCCCCCAACCTTGAGGACGTCTCGCCGAAGCACATCTACGAGGCCATGCAGACCGGCCCGCAGAACATGCCCTCCTTCCCCGACAGCACCATGCCGGAGAAGCAGAAGAAGGACATCATCGCGTACCTCCAGAACGTGAACGGTGAGAAGTCGACCAACCCCGGTGGTCTCAAGCTCGGCGGCCTCGGCCCCGTCTCCGAGGGTCTGTTCGGCTGGATCTTCGCTCTGGGTGCGCTGATCGCTGTCGCCGTCTGGGTCGCGGCCCACACCGCTAAGGCCAAGAAGTCATGA
- a CDS encoding cytochrome c oxidase subunit 3 — translation MSVVATATTVDTGHAHPTVNRPNLVSVGTIIWLSSELMFFAALFAMYFTLRSVTGPEYWTEQASALNLPFSATNTTILVLSSLTCQLGVFAAERGDVKKLRTWFIITFVMGAIFIGGQVFEYTELVKHEGMSLSSGPYGSVFYLTTGFHGLHVTGGLIAFLLVLGRTYAAKRFTHEQATSAIVVSYYWHFVDVVWIGLFATIYLIK, via the coding sequence ATGTCGGTCGTGGCGACAGCAACGACAGTAGATACCGGGCACGCGCACCCGACGGTCAACCGGCCGAACCTCGTCAGCGTCGGAACCATCATCTGGTTGAGTTCCGAGCTGATGTTCTTCGCGGCCCTCTTCGCGATGTACTTCACCCTGCGATCCGTGACGGGTCCCGAGTACTGGACAGAGCAGGCCTCGGCCTTGAACCTGCCCTTCTCGGCGACGAACACCACGATCCTGGTGCTTTCCTCCCTCACCTGCCAGCTCGGCGTCTTCGCCGCCGAGCGCGGTGACGTGAAGAAGCTCCGGACGTGGTTCATCATCACGTTCGTCATGGGTGCGATCTTCATTGGCGGCCAGGTGTTCGAGTACACCGAGCTGGTCAAGCACGAGGGCATGAGCCTCTCGTCCGGTCCGTACGGCTCGGTCTTCTACCTGACCACCGGCTTCCACGGTCTGCACGTGACGGGCGGTCTCATCGCCTTCCTGCTGGTCCTCGGCCGGACGTACGCGGCCAAGAGGTTCACCCACGAACAGGCCACGTCGGCCATCGTCGTGTCCTACTACTGGCACTTCGTCGATGTCGTCTGGATCGGCCTCTTCGCCACGATCTACCTGATCAAGTAG